The Gambusia affinis linkage group LG11, SWU_Gaff_1.0, whole genome shotgun sequence genome contains a region encoding:
- the LOC122840204 gene encoding aryl hydrocarbon receptor-like isoform X1 — protein MFNNLGTYANKKRKKPVLKQKKVADNNEVVKSNPSKRHRDRLNGELDRLMELLPFPDEVRSRLDKLSVLRLSVGYLRVKSYFKASMKNGNGGRVPLGVSGQNMDSTGFSEGELLLQALNGFVLVVTSEGMVFYTSPTIKDYLGFQQSDVVHQSVFELIHTDDRALFREQLHFALNPPADTSDGDFSQNCGNAVMYNPEQLPPDNSSFLERSFFCRFRCLLDNSSGFLALKFHGRLKYLHGQNFSRDSESCKSIQLALFAIAVPVQSPSIVEIRAKMLLFQTRHKLDFTPTGVDSRGKIILGYSEMELCVKGSGYQFIHAADMMYCADNHIRMIKTGESGLTVFRLLSKSNGWIWVSSNAKLIFKGGRPEFIIAYQKALTNAEGEEYLRKRRLQLPFSCATGEAILYNTGPTMDISQFQFDKMFDSRNTKRDLHPTSLLDCFMSQDENMYSQAVDNPLPVDEVFMDTHALVTVASNEWQEKNSSEVPAEPVLMKKEGKQSVLAVIDSLEKLTHSGDFEDILGNLEVDDSELMELENCFKRFHQEEDPQRSSGSDLDNFITDEIVDFIDSMFKEKGGECLNSLTSSCLTDVNNFSSSELCEPQLFHTPDPSCSYSPVSSCYEHLDDSVLSGQSLAVSAPMGSRSHRQSQQGHTDSSLPPLQQLQLHDIFSPAIELPALTVPNNSVTEAFPSTQPCQNQQASIMPARCSQGTSAQAQQLLQLGNRMEGPELATGQILQNSAQHLSNTAPGEKTVLPPTIPYSKFTSTPPGDPKFLQKGLVCENHSAPVQQWPKSQQQTLPHAGIIQNGHESMSTFQSQNPGSQTFPSSSFCPGNVSRLRHLEQGGLRPAGSQDPFSSWILQQHFSSNSAGVKLLSHYGSPDLNLANVPPDQSTNYLQWSHSELPVGPSAINQEMANIGPLALGMAPAEDSCNIQHYLDSNTQTQQNSGVSTQAQGIFINHVPME, from the exons CTTCCATGAAGAACGGTAATGGCGGCCGGGTGCCTCTGGGGGTCAGCGGGCAGAACATGGACTCCACTGGCTTCTCTGAAGGAGAGTTGCTGCTGCAG GCACTGAATGGCTTTGTGTTGGTGGTGACGTCTGAAGGAATGGTGTTTTACACCTCCCCTACCATCAAAGACTATCTGGGCTTCcaacag TCAGACGTGGTCCACCAGAGTGTGTTTGAGCTCATCCACACTGACGACCGAGCCTTGTTCAGAGAGCAGCTCCACTTTGCCTTAAACCCTCCTGCAGACACCTCCGATGGAGACT TCTCCCAGAACTGTGGAAATGCAGTGATGTACAACCCGGAGCAGCTCCCCCCTGACAACTCCTCCTTCCTGGAGAGGAGCTTTTTCTGTCGCTTCCGATGTCTCTTGGACAATTCCTCCGGCTTCCTG GCCCTGAAGTTCCATGGGCGCTTGAAGTACCTCCATGGTCAAAACTTTTCCAGGGACAGTGAGAGCTGTAAAAGTATCCAACTAGCTCTGTTTGCCATCGCTGTGCCTGTCCAGTCTCCGTCAATTGTGGAGATCAGAGCCAAAATGCTGCTCTTCCAGACACGGCACAAGCTGGACTTTACACCCACTGGCGTCGACAGCAG GGGGAAGATAATCCTGGGTTATTCTGAGATGGAGCTGTGTGTGAAAGGCTCAGGCTACCAGTTCATCCATGCTGCAGACATGATGTACTGTGCTGACAACCACATCCGCA tgATTAAAACAGGAGAGAGCGGTCTGACTGTATTCAGACTGCTCAGCAAATCCAACGGTTGGATATGGGTGAGCTCTAATGCCAAGCTCATCTTCAAAGGAGGGAGACCTGAGTTCATCATTGCATACCAGAAAGCTTTAAC CAATGCTGAGGGAGAGGAGTACCTAAGAAAGCGGCGGCTGCAGCTGCCCTTCAGCTGTGCCACGGGAGAGGCCATTCTCTACAACACGGGGCCCACTATGGACATCTCGCAGTTccagtttgacaaaatgtttgacagCAGAAATACTAAGAGGGACTTGCACCCCACCTCCCTTTTGGACTGCTTCATGAGTCAGGATGAAAACATGTACAGCCAGGCGGTGGACAACCCCTTACCTGTGGACGAAGTGTTCATGGACACCCACGCTCTGGTCACTGTAGCCAGCAACGAGTGGCAGGAGAAGAACTCATCAGAGGTGCCAGCTGAACCCGTGCTGATGAAGAAAGAGGGCAAGCAGTCAGTGCTGGCTGTAATCGACAGCCTGGAGAAGCTGACTCACAGCGGAGACTTTGAAGACATTCTGGGGAACCTGGAGGTAGACGATTCTGAGCTGATGGAGTTGGAAAACTGCTTTAAGAGGTTCCACCAGGAAGAGGATCCTCAGAGAAGTTCTGGCTCGGATCTGGACAACTTCATCACCGATGAGATTGTAGACTTTATTGACTCGATGTTCAAAGAGAAGGGGGGGGAGTGCTTGAACAGCCTCACCTCGAGCTGCCTTACAGATGTCAACAATTTCTCATCCTCTGAACTGTGTGAGCCACAGCTCTTCCACACTCCCGACCCCAGTTGTTCTTACTCTCCTGTGAGCAGCTGCTATGAACACCTAGATGACTCTGTGCTTTCAGGCCAGAGTCTGGCTGTGTCCGCTCCGATGGGCAGCAGGAGCCACAGACAGTCCCAACAGGGTCACACTGACAGCAGTCTGCcgccgctgcagcagctgcagctgcatgaCATCTTCAGCCCGGCTATAGAGCTCCCAGCGCTCACTGTACCCAACAACTCAGTGACAGAGGCCTTCCCTTCTACCCAACCCTGCCAGAATCAGCAGGCATCCATCATGCCAGCTCGATGTTCTCAGGGCACTTCAGCTCAGGcccagcagctcctgcagctggGAAACAGGATGGAGGGACCAGAACTTGCAACTGGCCAGATCCTGCAAAATTCTGCTCAACATCTGAGCAACACAGCACCTGGTGAAAAAACTGTCCTGCCACCCACAATTCCCTATAGCAAATTCACCTCCACACCTCCTGGTGATCCAAAGTTTCTGCAGAAGGGTCTGGTGTGTGAGAATCACAGCGCTCCTGTGCAGCAGTGGCCtaagagccagcagcagacgCTGCCACATGCTGGCATCATCCAGAACGGACATGAGTCCATGTCCACATTCCAGAGCCAAAATCCAGGGAGCCAAACATTCCCTAGTTCCAGCTTCTGTCCAGGCAATGTCAGCAGACTGAGACACCTGGAGCAAGGGGGTCTGAGACCAGCCGGCAGCCAGGACCCCTTCAGCAGCTGGATACTCCAGCAGCACTTCTCCTCCAACTCAGCAGGGGTAAAACTTCTATCTCACTATGGTTCCCCAGATCTCAACTTGGCCAATGTGCCTCCGGATCAGAGTACCAACTACCTACAGTGGAGCCACAGTGAACTTCCAGTGGGCCCGTCAGCCATCAACCAGGAGATGGCCAACATCGGCCCTCTGGCTCTTGGCATGGCGCCTGCAGAGGACTCCTGTAACATACAGCACTACCTGGACagcaacacacagacacag CAGAACAGCGGAGTATCCACTCAGGCTCAAGGAATCTTCATCAATCATGTTCCCATGGAGTAG
- the LOC122840204 gene encoding aryl hydrocarbon receptor-like isoform X2 → MFNNLGTYANKKRKKPVLKQKKVADNNEVVKSNPSKRHRDRLNGELDRLMELLPFPDEVRSRLDKLSVLRLSVGYLRVKSYFKASMKNGNGGRVPLGVSGQNMDSTGFSEGELLLQALNGFVLVVTSEGMVFYTSPTIKDYLGFQQSDVVHQSVFELIHTDDRALFREQLHFALNPPADTSDGDFSQNCGNAVMYNPEQLPPDNSSFLERSFFCRFRCLLDNSSGFLALKFHGRLKYLHGQNFSRDSESCKSIQLALFAIAVPVQSPSIVEIRAKMLLFQTRHKLDFTPTGVDSRGKIILGYSEMELCVKGSGYQFIHAADMMYCADNHIRMIKTGESGLTVFRLLSKSNGWIWVSSNAKLIFKGGRPEFIIAYQKALTNAEGEEYLRKRRLQLPFSCATGEAILYNTGPTMDISQFQFDKMFDSRNTKRDLHPTSLLDCFMSQDENMYSQAVDNPLPVDEVFMDTHALVTVASNEWQEKNSSEVPAEPVLMKKEGKQSVLAVIDSLEKLTHSGDFEDILGNLEVDDSELMELENCFKRFHQEEDPQRSSGSDLDNFITDEIVDFIDSMFKEKGGECLNSLTSSCLTDVNNFSSSELCEPQLFHTPDPSCSYSPVSSCYEHLDDSVLSGQSLAVSAPMGSRSHRQSQQGHTDSSLPPLQQLQLHDIFSPAIELPALTVPNNSVTEAFPSTQPCQNQQASIMPARCSQGTSAQAQQLLQLGNRMEGPELATGQILQNSAQHLSNTAPGEKTVLPPTIPYSKFTSTPPGDPKFLQKGLVCENHSAPVQQWPKSQQQTLPHAGIIQNGHESMSTFQSQNPGSQTFPSSSFCPGNVSRLRHLEQGGLRPAGSQDPFSSWILQQHFSSNSAGVKLLSHYGSPDLNLANVPPDQSTNYLQWSHSELPVGPSAINQEMANIGPLALGMAPAEDSCNIQHYLDSNTQTQNSGVSTQAQGIFINHVPME, encoded by the exons CTTCCATGAAGAACGGTAATGGCGGCCGGGTGCCTCTGGGGGTCAGCGGGCAGAACATGGACTCCACTGGCTTCTCTGAAGGAGAGTTGCTGCTGCAG GCACTGAATGGCTTTGTGTTGGTGGTGACGTCTGAAGGAATGGTGTTTTACACCTCCCCTACCATCAAAGACTATCTGGGCTTCcaacag TCAGACGTGGTCCACCAGAGTGTGTTTGAGCTCATCCACACTGACGACCGAGCCTTGTTCAGAGAGCAGCTCCACTTTGCCTTAAACCCTCCTGCAGACACCTCCGATGGAGACT TCTCCCAGAACTGTGGAAATGCAGTGATGTACAACCCGGAGCAGCTCCCCCCTGACAACTCCTCCTTCCTGGAGAGGAGCTTTTTCTGTCGCTTCCGATGTCTCTTGGACAATTCCTCCGGCTTCCTG GCCCTGAAGTTCCATGGGCGCTTGAAGTACCTCCATGGTCAAAACTTTTCCAGGGACAGTGAGAGCTGTAAAAGTATCCAACTAGCTCTGTTTGCCATCGCTGTGCCTGTCCAGTCTCCGTCAATTGTGGAGATCAGAGCCAAAATGCTGCTCTTCCAGACACGGCACAAGCTGGACTTTACACCCACTGGCGTCGACAGCAG GGGGAAGATAATCCTGGGTTATTCTGAGATGGAGCTGTGTGTGAAAGGCTCAGGCTACCAGTTCATCCATGCTGCAGACATGATGTACTGTGCTGACAACCACATCCGCA tgATTAAAACAGGAGAGAGCGGTCTGACTGTATTCAGACTGCTCAGCAAATCCAACGGTTGGATATGGGTGAGCTCTAATGCCAAGCTCATCTTCAAAGGAGGGAGACCTGAGTTCATCATTGCATACCAGAAAGCTTTAAC CAATGCTGAGGGAGAGGAGTACCTAAGAAAGCGGCGGCTGCAGCTGCCCTTCAGCTGTGCCACGGGAGAGGCCATTCTCTACAACACGGGGCCCACTATGGACATCTCGCAGTTccagtttgacaaaatgtttgacagCAGAAATACTAAGAGGGACTTGCACCCCACCTCCCTTTTGGACTGCTTCATGAGTCAGGATGAAAACATGTACAGCCAGGCGGTGGACAACCCCTTACCTGTGGACGAAGTGTTCATGGACACCCACGCTCTGGTCACTGTAGCCAGCAACGAGTGGCAGGAGAAGAACTCATCAGAGGTGCCAGCTGAACCCGTGCTGATGAAGAAAGAGGGCAAGCAGTCAGTGCTGGCTGTAATCGACAGCCTGGAGAAGCTGACTCACAGCGGAGACTTTGAAGACATTCTGGGGAACCTGGAGGTAGACGATTCTGAGCTGATGGAGTTGGAAAACTGCTTTAAGAGGTTCCACCAGGAAGAGGATCCTCAGAGAAGTTCTGGCTCGGATCTGGACAACTTCATCACCGATGAGATTGTAGACTTTATTGACTCGATGTTCAAAGAGAAGGGGGGGGAGTGCTTGAACAGCCTCACCTCGAGCTGCCTTACAGATGTCAACAATTTCTCATCCTCTGAACTGTGTGAGCCACAGCTCTTCCACACTCCCGACCCCAGTTGTTCTTACTCTCCTGTGAGCAGCTGCTATGAACACCTAGATGACTCTGTGCTTTCAGGCCAGAGTCTGGCTGTGTCCGCTCCGATGGGCAGCAGGAGCCACAGACAGTCCCAACAGGGTCACACTGACAGCAGTCTGCcgccgctgcagcagctgcagctgcatgaCATCTTCAGCCCGGCTATAGAGCTCCCAGCGCTCACTGTACCCAACAACTCAGTGACAGAGGCCTTCCCTTCTACCCAACCCTGCCAGAATCAGCAGGCATCCATCATGCCAGCTCGATGTTCTCAGGGCACTTCAGCTCAGGcccagcagctcctgcagctggGAAACAGGATGGAGGGACCAGAACTTGCAACTGGCCAGATCCTGCAAAATTCTGCTCAACATCTGAGCAACACAGCACCTGGTGAAAAAACTGTCCTGCCACCCACAATTCCCTATAGCAAATTCACCTCCACACCTCCTGGTGATCCAAAGTTTCTGCAGAAGGGTCTGGTGTGTGAGAATCACAGCGCTCCTGTGCAGCAGTGGCCtaagagccagcagcagacgCTGCCACATGCTGGCATCATCCAGAACGGACATGAGTCCATGTCCACATTCCAGAGCCAAAATCCAGGGAGCCAAACATTCCCTAGTTCCAGCTTCTGTCCAGGCAATGTCAGCAGACTGAGACACCTGGAGCAAGGGGGTCTGAGACCAGCCGGCAGCCAGGACCCCTTCAGCAGCTGGATACTCCAGCAGCACTTCTCCTCCAACTCAGCAGGGGTAAAACTTCTATCTCACTATGGTTCCCCAGATCTCAACTTGGCCAATGTGCCTCCGGATCAGAGTACCAACTACCTACAGTGGAGCCACAGTGAACTTCCAGTGGGCCCGTCAGCCATCAACCAGGAGATGGCCAACATCGGCCCTCTGGCTCTTGGCATGGCGCCTGCAGAGGACTCCTGTAACATACAGCACTACCTGGACagcaacacacagacacag AACAGCGGAGTATCCACTCAGGCTCAAGGAATCTTCATCAATCATGTTCCCATGGAGTAG